Proteins co-encoded in one Aspergillus luchuensis IFO 4308 DNA, chromosome 6, nearly complete sequence genomic window:
- a CDS encoding ubiquitin-like protein HUB1 (COG:O;~EggNog:ENOG410PQYQ;~InterPro:IPR039732,IPR029071;~go_process: GO:0006464 - cellular protein modification process [Evidence IEA]), whose product MPDSPPRRRRSRSRSPRRHPPKGPGGFRWKEKRAPPRDDNNPNHETDRPLDRGYRARSPPRRDSYRDHTSDRYGDRDRYRRDYSPDRARDRDRDRDRDSTKPKKTDSEKKEKKEKKKKLKPASTEEMILVTVNDRLGSKATVPCLPSDTVGDLKVLVAAQIGRAPREIMLKRQGERPFKDFITLGDYSITNGVQLDLEIGTGD is encoded by the coding sequence atgccCGACTCGCCCCCGCGGCGACGCCGCTCACGCTCGCGCTCACCCCGGCGCCACCCCCCCAAAGGCCCCGGCGGATTCCGCTGGAAAGAGAAACGCGCACCTCCCCGCGACGATAACAACCCCAATCACGAAACCGACCGTCCACTTGACCGCGGCTACCGCGCGCGCTCACCTCCTCGCCGGGATAGCTACAGAGACCATACTAGCGATAGATACGGAGACAGAGACAGATACCGCCGAGACTACAGCCCCGACCGCGCCAGAGATAGGGACCGTGACCGTGATCGCGACTCAACCAAGCCCAAGAAAACCGAcagcgaaaagaaagagaagaaagagaagaagaagaaactcaAGCCTGCCAGCACGGAGGAAATGATCCTTGTGACGGTCAATGATCGACTGGGTAGTAAGGCTACGGTGCCGTGTTTGCCGTCGGATACGGTGGGCGATTTGAAGGTCTTGGTGGCGGCGCAGATTGGAAGGGCTCCTAGGGAGATTATGTTGAAGAGGCAGGGGGAACGCCCCTTTAAGGATTTTATTACCCTTGGTGATT
- a CDS encoding Zn(II)2Cys6 transcription factor (COG:S;~EggNog:ENOG410PRGJ;~InterPro:IPR036236,IPR036864,IPR013087,IPR001138;~PFAM:PF00172,PF00096;~TransMembrane:1 (o547-566i);~go_function: GO:0000981 - DNA-binding transcription factor activity, RNA polymerase II-specific [Evidence IEA];~go_function: GO:0008270 - zinc ion binding [Evidence IEA];~go_process: GO:0006355 - regulation of transcription, DNA-templated [Evidence IEA]) — protein MKPASKHFCCTICQWGFTRIDHLKRHQLRHSGVRPYSCVFCNESFARCDNLRDHYTDCAKRGDQKIPETGQRGRRRHACQSCTSMKLRCDGLSPCSSCQKRNLRCNNERKQTADNLELVSGSASVERENYGASSDRGSIKFLLNGGTDSFTEEFLLPPRSDRTRGLEYHNQKGRQDAGQSMLNFRTGDPSDYAPAFVESDPASLSFFQDTFLDFFNGPFGNVNKIVGDSYAGGANFPAMVPPIPDPGLAFAPQPTYEPEEPYAAGLYQAILARAWSVPLDTQAQERLSTYLSFLLTPARIDKFVRMYLEYWQPSCAMVHLASLNVNTVALPLLAALVFMGATYTTDEQEKHAAKQVMDFVELYIFSSETFSPENEVALAFSGRRMFDGGNNDWIQFQNLQAGFIMVIAQYWSGSPTARNRAMENRFSEVIKVARRMSLPKCRHNQHQAVSEFQWIQTESRIRTMSIILLLDCAFSFFQNYPCRLSHLEVECDFPCAESLFALEHPYSDRNFQASRGITILEAFHNLFEEDPKDTMPSTPDSSASGSMASLTVLDMFILIHVLYTFINSHMSLLGPILRKTQNSHPKHLFSFDPPEKRQSRAIPDDLMLAHIRVALARWREHWMTLSNTLSSGEWASMGFFKNGYNFWLVSQLLITKKKSVDVVMQMEVNCEDKLQKLKVLLDEND, from the exons ATGAAGCCCGCGAGCAAGCATTTCTGCTGCACCATCTGTCAGTGGGGTTTCACCCGCATTGACCATCTCAAACGACATCAACTCCGCC ATTCCGGTGTCCGCCCTTATTCCTGCGTTTTCTGCAACGAGTCCTTTGCGCGTTG TGATAACCTACGCGATCACTACACGGACTGTGCCAAGCGCGGCGATCAAAAGATCCCTGAGACCGGTCAAAGAGGCCGAAGGCGACATGCCTGTCAGTCG TGCACATCGATGAAACTGCGCTGCGATGGTCTGAGCCCATGCAGCTCGTGTCAGAAGCGGAACCTACGGTGTAACAATGAGCGCAAGCAAACAGCCGACAACCTGGAGCTGGTCTCCGGCTCGGCTTCGGTGGAGCGTGAGAACTACGGAGCTTCCTCGGATCGCGGGTCAATCAAGTTTCTCCTCAATGGTGGTACAGACAGTTTCACCGAGGagttcctccttcctccccgcagCGATCGCACTCGCGGCCTTGAGTACCATAATCAGAAGGGTCGGCAAGATGCTGGGCAGAGCATGCTCAACTTCCGGACAGGTGACCCGTCAGACTATGCACCCGCGTTCGTCGAGTCGGACCCGGCTTCCCTCTCGTTCTTCCAGGATACTTTTCTCGATTTCTTCAATGGTCCGTTCGGAAATGTGAACAAAATAGTCGGCGATTCCTATGCTGGTGGGGCCAATTTCCCTGCGATGGTGCCCCCGATACCAGATCCCGGCCTCGCGTTCGCCCCGCAACCTACATATGAGCCGGAAGAACCGTACGCAGCCGGATTGTATCAGGCGATTCTAGCACGGGCGTGGTCGGTCCCTCTCGATACCCAAGCGCAGGAGCGTTTGTCAACATATCTAAGCTTTTTGTTGACGCCCGCCCGCATTGACAAGTTCGTCCGAATGTACCTGGAGTACTGGCAGCCCAGCTGTGCGATGGTTCACCTTGCATCACTAAATGTGAACACCGTCGCGTTGCCCCTGCTCGCAGCGCTCGTGTTCATGGGTGCTACGTATACGACTGATGAGCAGGAGAAGCATGCTGCAAAGCAGGTGATGGATTTTGTTGAACTCTACATTTTCTCCAGCGAGACCTTCTCTCCGGAGAATGAGGTGGCTTTGGCCTTCAGTGGACGTCGAATGTTTGATGGTGGGAATAATGATTGGATTCAGTTTCAGAACCTGCAGGCCGGCTTCATCATGGTTATTGCACAGTACTGGTCGGGTAGCCCAACGGCGCGCAATCGAGCGATGGAAAACCGGTTCAGCGAAGTCATCAAG GTTGCTCGTCGAATGAGCCTTCCCAAATGCCGCCATAACCAACACCAGGCTGTCTCGGAGTTTCAATGGATTCAGACAGAGTCTCGCATACG TACCATGAGCATCATTCTGCTTCTCGACTGTgcattttccttcttccagaaCTACCCTTGCCGTCTGTCACATCTTGAAGTCGAGTGTGATTTTCCTTGCGCCGAGTCCCTTTTCGCTCTCGAACACCCGTACTCCGATCGCAACTTCCAGGCCTCGAGGGGTATCACGATCTTGGAAGCGTTCCACAATTTATTCGAGGAAGATCCCAAGGACACGATGCCTTCCACTCCGGACTCATCTGCGTCTGGCAGTATGGCTAGTCTGACAGTACTCGACATGTTCATACTGATCCACG TCCTGTACACCTTTATCAATTCGCACATGTCACTACTAGGTCCCATCCTCCGAAAGACTCAGAATTCTCACCCGAAGCATCTCTTCAGCTTCGATCCCCCAGAGAAGAGGCAGTCTCGGGCGATCCCAGACGACCTCATGCTAGCCCATATCCGAGTCGCACTGGCCCGATGGCGCGAGCACTGGATGACGCTCAGCAACACTCTTTCGAGCGGGGAGTGGGCGTCGATGGGCTTCTTCAAGAACGGGTACAACTTCTGGTTGGTCTCGCAACTGCTCatcacgaagaagaagagtgtgGACGTGGTGATGCAGATGGAGGTCAACTGTGAGGACAAGTTGCAGAAGCTGAAGGTTCTGCTTGATGAGAACGACTGA
- a CDS encoding flavin-containing monooxygenase (COG:Q;~EggNog:ENOG410PI4T;~InterPro:IPR020946,IPR036188;~PFAM:PF07992,PF13434,PF13450;~go_function: GO:0004499 - N,N-dimethylaniline monooxygenase activity [Evidence IEA];~go_function: GO:0050660 - flavin adenine dinucleotide binding [Evidence IEA];~go_function: GO:0050661 - NADP binding [Evidence IEA];~go_process: GO:0055114 - oxidation-reduction process [Evidence IEA]) — translation MNRLAQFLGVSAANITEKTPDPWIVQERSVDEARPLRVVVIGSGISGIVASIRFRQRIPNLDLCVYEKNADVGGTWLENRYPGCACDIPAHTYQATFEPNKQWSTFYAAAPEIYQYWRRVADKYGCEKCIKFKQQVVEAVWNEKDSKWQLKVKDLDSDSVYSDQCDVLISATGFLNEWKWPNIPGLHDFKGKLMHSARWDESYDYSGKRVAVIGNGSSGIQIVPGMLPQVTHMDHYVRSRTWIAPSFAREEVERRGSKLDNFSFTPEELETFNKDHSAYQNFRKEIEVQLQSVHGATLLGTPEQLGAKDVFAQNMKQRLARKPELFEDLVPSFPPVCRRLTPGPGYLEALTDDKVQIITSEIVRVDANGVITADGVHHPTDVLVCATGFDTSFTPRFPITGRNGLSLAERWKSTPESYLSIAVDEFPNYFICFGPNSALGEGNLLLLLEKVVDYFTACVQKMQRDNIRSMSVRKDAVERFTRHCDQYFSRTVYSEKCRSWYKGGAEDGRVIGVWPGSSLHSLKTLSNPRWEDFTYEYVDDNANGWIGDGWTENEKNNAIEVNYLDDDQVDFPLTVVEQSKN, via the exons ATGAATCGCCTGGCACAATTTTTAGGCGTTTCTGCTGCCAACATCACTGAGAAGACCCCTGATCCGTGGATTGTGCAGGAACGCTCCGTTGATGAAGCCAGACCCCTGAGAGTAGTTGTCATCGGTTCGGGGATCTCAGGTATCGTTGCATCTATTCGCTTCAGACAACGCATTCCCAACCTGGATCTATGCGTGTACGAGAAGAATGCAGATGTTGGAGGCACGTGGCTGGAAAACAGATACCCCGGCTGCGCATGTG ACATCCCGGCCCACACCTATCAGGCCACATTTGAGCCTAACAAACAGTGGTCCACTTTCTATGCTGCAGCCCCAGAGATATACCAGTATTGGAGAAGAGTAGCGGATAAATATGGCTGCGAGAAGTGCATCAAGTTCAAACAGCAAGTTGTGGAGGCTGTGTGGAACGAAAAAGATAGCAAATGGCAACTGAAG GTCAAGGACCTAGATAGTGATTCGGTCTACTCAGACCAGTGTGACGTGTTGATTTCGGCCACTGGGTTTCTCAATGAATGGAAATGGCCGAACATCCCAGGTCTCCATGATTTCAAGGGAAAGCTGATGCATAGTGCTAGATGGGATGAGAGTTATGACTACAGT GGCAAGAGAGTCGCTGTGATTGGGAACGGCTCCAGCGGTATACAGATTGTGCCTGGAATGCTACCGCAAGTGACGCACATGGACCACTATGTCAGAAGCCGAACCTGGATCGCACCTAGCTTCGCtagggaagaagttgagagACGAGGTTCGAAATTAGACAACT TCTCGTTCACTCCGGAAGAGCTCGAGACCTTCAACAAGGACCACAGTGCTTATCAAAATTTCCGTAAAG AAATCGAGGTTCAACTACAGTCTGTCCACGGCGCAACCTTGCTAGGCACGCCGGAACAGCTAGGGGCCAAAGATGTCTTCGCCCAGAACATGAAACAGCGATTGGCAAGGAAGCCCGAGTTGTTTGAGGATCTCGTTCCGTCATTCCCGCCCGTTTGCCGCCGACTTACACCTGGGCCCGGATACTTGGAGGCCTTGACCGATGACAAGGTTCAGATCATCACCAGTGAGATCGTCCGGGTTGATGCAAATGGCGTCATCACTGCCGACGGGGTGCATCATCCCACCGACGTTTTAGTGTGCGCCACCGGGTTTGACACCAGCTTCACACCCAGATTCCCCATCACGGGGCGTAATGGTCTGTCGCTAGCGGAGCGGTGGAAGAGTACCCCCGAGTCCTACCTCTCCATCGCCGTTGACGAATTTCCCAACTACTTTATCTGTTTCGGGCCCAATTCGGCGCTGGGGGAGGGCAACCTGTTACTTTTGCTGGAGAAAGTGGTTGACTATTTCACCGCCTGTGTGCAGAAGATGCAGCGGGATAACATCCGGTCCATGTCGGTTAGAAAGGATGCGGTGGAACGGTTTACGCGGCACTGCGATCAGTATTTCTCCCGCACGGTGTACAGCGAGAAATGCCGAAGCTGGTATAAAGGGGGAGCGGAAGATGGTCGGGTGATAGGGGTGTGGCCAG GATCGTCTCTCCACTCACTGAAAACACTTTCGAATCCCCGGTGGGAGGATTTCACCTACGAGTATGTGGATGACAACGCGAATGGCTGgattggtgatggatggacggagaatgagaagaatAACGCGATCGAGGTGAACtatctggatgatgatcaggTGGACTTTCCCTTGACTGTGGTTGAGCAGTCGAAGAATTGA
- a CDS encoding putative phenol monooxygenase (COG:C,H;~EggNog:ENOG410PG2K;~InterPro:IPR036188,IPR002938,IPR036249,IPR038220, IPR012941;~PFAM:PF07976,PF01494;~go_function: GO:0071949 - FAD binding [Evidence IEA]), translating to MPVFTEFAASSRELRVLPSFAPPLPRLSPNDPRDGVPERYEVVVVGAGPAGLMLNLLLARYGLNDTSLLCIDAKPGTLKSGQADGLQPRTLEVLKTLGLADEILTDGCHMEEVAFWNPSPNKDEIIERTAIVPDVAVPARFQHEVTIHQGRIERILETDLLRYSKRGVLRDTKLLDVTIDEDGDSEFPVVAEIETAGQRRTVRSKYLVGADGAHSVVRRCMGLKLVGESLDHIWGVVDLVVDTDFPDIRRRCAIHAPATSVMVIPRERIATGDYLTRLYVQVPDEATPDEDQKPVNESTPKDARARRSQVTLDGIFHAAAEAFKPYYIRPKTDGAVDWWAAYQIGQRVSDQFTVKDSKGANRVFIVGDACHTHSPKAGQGMNVSMMDSYNLAWKLAYAINGLTPASASPGKPDAVLDTYHTERHTIAQELIEFDRAFSSMFSGKIGAAEDGADGLTHEQFLEVFSTGNGFTSGCGIEYPESPIVQKVQGGKKNPIEGTDYLSGILRPGRRLLNVKYRRHADGNRRNLHDDFLSTGRFRILCLTSYDLLYPKGVSAQTLRTIGSAVLPRFPASVIEQVVIHPRLSREFTWRDLPAELKRHSEMSFYSGYEMDDVYKIYGVDAARGALAVVRPDGYVGTVAALDDVKRVEQYLERCLRTAQTAI from the exons ATGCCTGTCTTCACCGAGTTTGCAGCATCCTCCCGTGAACTTCGTGTTCTCCCTTCCTTCGCGCCGCCCCTACCTCGCCTCAGCCCGAACGATCCTCGCGATGGAGTCCCAGAGCGATACGAAGTCGTCGTTGTCGGCGCTGGTCCCGCCGGGCTAATGCTCAATCTCCTCTTAGCCAGATATGGACTGAACGATACATCACTATTGTGCATCGATGCTAAACCGGGAACGCTTAAATCTGGCCAAGCTGATGGCCTCCAACCCAGGACACTCGAGGTTCTGAAGACCCTCGGGCTAGCAGACGAAATTCTCACCGATGGATGCCACATGGAGGAAGTTGCATTTTGGAACCCTTCGCCTAACAAGGATGAGATCATTGAACGGACGGCGATAGTGCCGGATGTTGCCGTGCCGGCGCGATTCCAGCACGAAGTCACAATCCACCAGGGTCGCATTGAGAGAATCCTGGAAACGGATCTCCTGCGGTACTCGAAAAGGGGAGTGCTGCGAGATACTAAACTCTTGGACGTGACaatcgatgaggatggcgatTCAGAATTCCCTGTGGTGGCGGAGATCGAGACAGCTGGCCAACGACGGACGGTTCGATCGAAGTATTTGGTTGGTGCGGATGGAGCCCATTCCGTGGTCCGTCGTTGTATGGGTCTGAAGTTGGTGGGCGAGTCGCTGGATCACATCTGGGGTGTGGTCGATCTTGTCGTCGATACCGATTTTCCTGATATCAGGAGACGCTGTGCAATCCACGCCCCGGCTACTTCAGTGATGGTGATTCCACGCGAGCGGATTGCGACCGGTGACTACTTGACCCGGTTGTATGTTCAAGTGCCAGACGAAGCCACCCCAGATGAGGATCAGAAGCCAGTAAATGAATCCACGCCAAAGGACGCTCGAGCTCGTAGGAGCCAGGTCACTCTCGACGGGATTTTTCATGCTGCGGCCGAAGCCTTCAAGCCGTACTATATCCGACCGAAAACGGACGGCGCCGTGGACTGGTGGGCGGCGTATCAGATTGGCCAGCGAGTGTCGGATCAGTTCACAGTGAAAGATTCGAAAGGAGCTAATCGGGTATTCATTGTAGGAGATG CTTGCCATACTCATAGTCCCAAG GCAGGCCAAGGGATGAACGTCTCCATGATGGATTCTTACAACCTAGCGTGGAAACTGGCTTATGCAATCAATGGTCTCACTCCCGCCTCAGCATCGCCAGGAAAGCCTGATGCTGTTTTGGATACATACCACACTGAGCGTCACACGATCGCCCAGGAGCTTATAGAGTTCGACCGTGCCTTTTCGTCCATGTTCTCTGGAAAGATCGGTGCAGCAGAGGACGGCGCAGACGGCCTGACGCACGAGCAGTTTTTGGAAGTTTTCAGTACTGGCAACGGGTTCACCAGTGGCTGTGGAATTGAATATCCTGAGAGTCCGATCGTGCAGAAGGTGCAAGGTGGCAAGAAGAATCCAATTGAGGGAACTGACTATCTCTCTGGCATCCTTCGTCCGGGTCGGAGACTGCTGAACGTCAAATACCGTAGACATGCCGATGGGAACCGGCGGAACTTGCATGATG ATTTCTTGTCAACTGGTCGATTCCGTATTCTTTGTCTCACGTCATATGATCTGCTGTATCCGAAGGGCGTCTCTGCCCAGACATTGCGGACGATAGGGTCTGCAGTGCTGCCCCGGTTCCCTGCATCCGTGATCGAGCAAGTTGTGATCCATCCCCGTCTGTCTCGGGAATTCACTTGGCGTGATTTACCAGCCGAGCTCAAAAGACACTCAGAGATGAGCTTTTACAGTGGCTACGAGATGGACGACGTGTACAAGATCTACGGTGTAGATGCTGCCCGGGGGGCTCTGGCTGTTGTTCGACCAGATGGATATGTGGGCACGGTAGCTGCATTGGACGACGTAAAACGGGTGGAGCAGTATCTCGAGCGGTGTTTAAGAACCGCCCAGACCGCGATATGA